A segment of the Bacillus sp. es.034 genome:
CGTACTTTCTAATGCACTGGAACCCGCTCTTAAAATCCCGCCGATCAATATGACGATGAACTCAGGATTGTCCCGAAGTTCTAATGCAGTATATATGCCGTTGGTCACAATTGTTAACCGCTTTGAAGAATGTTTTATTTTTCTCGCAAGCTCAAGCCCTGTCGAACTGGCATCAAGTAAAATACATTGATTATTTTCAATTAATTGCTCGGCCTTCATACTAATAATATGCTTTTCTTCTTTATTCACTTTCTCCCTATCTGAGAAATTCACCTTATTATCTTCAATATCGTTTAATACAGCCCCACCATGGGTCCGTTTCAAGAATCCTTCTTTTTCCATATCTTTTAAATCATTTCTCAATGTAGCCTCAGAGACTTCTAATTCTTTCGATAATTCTTTCACTGTAATTCGCTGATGGTTATCTAATAGTTCAAGAATCTTATTGCGCCTTTCTTCCATAAACATTTTCACCGGAGTACCACCTTCTTGTCCATATCATTCTCTAATAGTATCATAAGCTAAACTGTTTATGAAAGTAAATAAAAATAAACGAAAGTATATAATCTCATCTTTCCATCGTTCCAAAGATAACAATCTAGCTGACAAGGTTCAATAACACAGTGATAGAAATGACACTTACCAGGGTAGACACCAACGTTATACTGGATACTAATTCTGGTTCTGTTTTATATTGCAATGCATATAAAACGGTCGTTGCAGCAGAAGGCATGGCACTCGCGACAATCAGAACATTTCTCAGTAAGGGGTCTAAATCCATTAAAGTAATCGTAATAATATAGGCTATAATCGGCGAAAGAATCATCCGCGTCATAATTCCATACGAGATTTCAGCCCATTGAAAATTTCCTAATTTAAGGTTAGCCAACTGCATCCCTAAAATAATCATTACTAGTGGAATAGCTGCATTTCCTACTATCTCAATTACAGAAAGTAAATTTCCAGAAACAGAAACATTGCTCAAATTTAGTATCAAAGCACCGATCAATGCATAGGTCGGCGGCATTTCAAACA
Coding sequences within it:
- a CDS encoding AEC family transporter yields the protein MNSGNYGAPIILFAFGEKAFALAVTFMVLQQIIMNFFGVYYAARGKDGIKVAIKSVFEMPPTYALIGALILNLSNVSVSGNLLSVIEIVGNAAIPLVMIILGMQLANLKLGNFQWAEISYGIMTRMILSPIIAYIITITLMDLDPLLRNVLIVASAMPSAATTVLYALQYKTEPELVSSITLVSTLVSVISITVLLNLVS
- a CDS encoding DeoR/GlpR family DNA-binding transcription regulator, which codes for MFMEERRNKILELLDNHQRITVKELSKELEVSEATLRNDLKDMEKEGFLKRTHGGAVLNDIEDNKVNFSDREKVNKEEKHIISMKAEQLIENNQCILLDASSTGLELARKIKHSSKRLTIVTNGIYTALELRDNPEFIVILIGGILRAGSSALESTISGDILNKINIDIMFTSASGFDFENGLTDFNMYEVELKKKMVQASNRVVALLDHTKLNKKSIASFAALDEIDMIITDDHMSKEDIEKLKVCNINYS